From Callithrix jacchus isolate 240 chromosome 15, calJac240_pri, whole genome shotgun sequence, one genomic window encodes:
- the TMCC1 gene encoding transmembrane and coiled-coil domains protein 1 isoform X5: MQRKESYCWDFEEIERLEVSSLAQTSSAVASSTDGSIHTDSVDGTPDPQRTKAAIAHLQQKILKLTEQIKIAQTARDDNVAEYLKLANSADKQQAARIKQVFEKKNQKSAQTILQLQKKLEHYHRKLREVEQNGIPRQPKDVFRDMHQGLKDVGAKVTGFSEGVVDSVKGGFSSFSQATHSAAGAVVSKPREIASLIRNKFGSADNIPNLKDSLEEGQVDEAGKTLGVISNFQSSPKYGSEEDCSSATSGSVGANSTTGGIAVGASSSKTNTLDMQSSGFDALLHEIQEIRETQARLEESFETLKEHYQRDYSLIMQTLQEERYRCERLEEQLNDLTELHQNEILNLKQELASMEEKIAYQSYERARDIQEALEACQTRISKMELQQQQQQVVQLEGLENATARNLLGKLINILLAVMAVLLVFVSTVANCVVPLMKTRNRTFSTLFLVVFIAFLWKHWDALFSYVERFFSSR, from the exons ATCGAGCGGTTGGAAGTAAGCAGCCTTGCCCAAACATCCAGTGCAGTGGCCTCCAGTACTGATGGCAGCATCCACACAGACTCTGTGGATGGAACACCAGACCCTCAGCGCACAAAGGCTGCCATTGCTCACCTGCAGCAGAAGATCCTGAAGCTCACAGAACAAATCAAGATTGCACAAACAGCCCGGGACGACAACGTTGCTGAATACTTGAAGCTTGCCAACAGCGCAGACAAACAGCAGGCTGCCCGAATTAAGCAGGTCTTTGAGAAGAAGAACCAGAAGTCTGCCCAAACTATCCTCCAGCTGCAAAAGAAACTTGAGCACTAccacaggaagctcagagaagtggAGCAGAATGGGATCCCCCGGCAGCCAAAGGATGTCTTCAGGGACATGCACCAGGGTCTGAAGGATGTGGGAGCAAAGGTGACTGGCTTCAGTGAAGGTGTGGTGGATAGTGTCAAAGGTGGGTTTTCCAGCTTCTCCCAGGCCACCCATTCAGCAGCAGGCGCTGTAGTCTCAAAGCCTAGAGAGATTGCCTCACTCATTCGGAACAAATTTGGCAGTGCAGACAACATCCCCAACCTGAAGGACTCTTTAGAGGAAGGGCAAGTGGATGAGGCAGGGAAGACTTTGGGAGTGATTTCGAACTTTCAGTCGAGCCCAAAATATGGTAGTGAAGAAGATTGTTCTAGTGCCACTTCAGGCTCAGTGGGAGCCAACAGCACCACAGGGGGCATTGCTGTAGGAGCATCTAGCTCCAAAACAAACACCCTGGACATGCAAAGCTCAGGATTTGATGCACTACTACATGAGATCCAGGAGATACGGGAAACCCAGGCCAGACTGGAGGAATCCTTTGAGACTCTCAAGGAACATTATCAGAGGGACTATTCCTTAATAATGCAGACCTTACAGGAGGAGCGATATAG ATGTGAACGATTAGAAGAACAGCTAAATGACCTAACAGAGCTCCACCAGAATGAAATCTTGAACTTGAAGCAGGAATTGGCAAGCATGGAAGAAAAAATCGCATATCAGTCCTATGAACGGGCTCGGGACATCCAG GAGGCCCTGGAGGCATGCCAGACTCGCATCTCCAAGAtggagctgcagcagcagcagcagcaggtggTGCAGCTAGAAGGGCTGGAGAATGCCACTGCCCGGAACCTTCTGGGCAAACTCATCAACATCCTCCTGGCTGTCATGGCGGTCCTTTTGGTCTTTGTCTCCACTGTAGCCAACTGTGTGGTCCCCCTCATGAAGACTCGCAACAGGACGTTCAGCACTTTATTCCTTGTGGTTTTCATTGCCTTTCTCTGGAAGCACTGGGACGCCCTCTTCAGCTATGTGGAACGGTTCTTTTCATCTAGATGA
- the TMCC1 gene encoding transmembrane and coiled-coil domains protein 1 isoform X8 — protein MKIERLEVSSLAQTSSAVASSTDGSIHTDSVDGTPDPQRTKAAIAHLQQKILKLTEQIKIAQTARDDNVAEYLKLANSADKQQAARIKQVFEKKNQKSAQTILQLQKKLEHYHRKLREVEQNGIPRQPKDVFRDMHQGLKDVGAKVTGFSEGVVDSVKGGFSSFSQATHSAAGAVVSKPREIASLIRNKFGSADNIPNLKDSLEEGQVDEAGKTLGVISNFQSSPKYGSEEDCSSATSGSVGANSTTGGIAVGASSSKTNTLDMQSSGFDALLHEIQEIRETQARLEESFETLKEHYQRDYSLIMQTLQEERYRCERLEEQLNDLTELHQNEILNLKQELASMEEKIAYQSYERARDIQEALEACQTRISKMELQQQQQQVVQLEGLENATARNLLGKLINILLAVMAVLLVFVSTVANCVVPLMKTRNRTFSTLFLVVFIAFLWKHWDALFSYVERFFSSR, from the exons ATCGAGCGGTTGGAAGTAAGCAGCCTTGCCCAAACATCCAGTGCAGTGGCCTCCAGTACTGATGGCAGCATCCACACAGACTCTGTGGATGGAACACCAGACCCTCAGCGCACAAAGGCTGCCATTGCTCACCTGCAGCAGAAGATCCTGAAGCTCACAGAACAAATCAAGATTGCACAAACAGCCCGGGACGACAACGTTGCTGAATACTTGAAGCTTGCCAACAGCGCAGACAAACAGCAGGCTGCCCGAATTAAGCAGGTCTTTGAGAAGAAGAACCAGAAGTCTGCCCAAACTATCCTCCAGCTGCAAAAGAAACTTGAGCACTAccacaggaagctcagagaagtggAGCAGAATGGGATCCCCCGGCAGCCAAAGGATGTCTTCAGGGACATGCACCAGGGTCTGAAGGATGTGGGAGCAAAGGTGACTGGCTTCAGTGAAGGTGTGGTGGATAGTGTCAAAGGTGGGTTTTCCAGCTTCTCCCAGGCCACCCATTCAGCAGCAGGCGCTGTAGTCTCAAAGCCTAGAGAGATTGCCTCACTCATTCGGAACAAATTTGGCAGTGCAGACAACATCCCCAACCTGAAGGACTCTTTAGAGGAAGGGCAAGTGGATGAGGCAGGGAAGACTTTGGGAGTGATTTCGAACTTTCAGTCGAGCCCAAAATATGGTAGTGAAGAAGATTGTTCTAGTGCCACTTCAGGCTCAGTGGGAGCCAACAGCACCACAGGGGGCATTGCTGTAGGAGCATCTAGCTCCAAAACAAACACCCTGGACATGCAAAGCTCAGGATTTGATGCACTACTACATGAGATCCAGGAGATACGGGAAACCCAGGCCAGACTGGAGGAATCCTTTGAGACTCTCAAGGAACATTATCAGAGGGACTATTCCTTAATAATGCAGACCTTACAGGAGGAGCGATATAG ATGTGAACGATTAGAAGAACAGCTAAATGACCTAACAGAGCTCCACCAGAATGAAATCTTGAACTTGAAGCAGGAATTGGCAAGCATGGAAGAAAAAATCGCATATCAGTCCTATGAACGGGCTCGGGACATCCAG GAGGCCCTGGAGGCATGCCAGACTCGCATCTCCAAGAtggagctgcagcagcagcagcagcaggtggTGCAGCTAGAAGGGCTGGAGAATGCCACTGCCCGGAACCTTCTGGGCAAACTCATCAACATCCTCCTGGCTGTCATGGCGGTCCTTTTGGTCTTTGTCTCCACTGTAGCCAACTGTGTGGTCCCCCTCATGAAGACTCGCAACAGGACGTTCAGCACTTTATTCCTTGTGGTTTTCATTGCCTTTCTCTGGAAGCACTGGGACGCCCTCTTCAGCTATGTGGAACGGTTCTTTTCATCTAGATGA
- the TMCC1 gene encoding transmembrane and coiled-coil domains protein 1 isoform X4: MWCGCTCLFCESHFSETVKIERLEVSSLAQTSSAVASSTDGSIHTDSVDGTPDPQRTKAAIAHLQQKILKLTEQIKIAQTARDDNVAEYLKLANSADKQQAARIKQVFEKKNQKSAQTILQLQKKLEHYHRKLREVEQNGIPRQPKDVFRDMHQGLKDVGAKVTGFSEGVVDSVKGGFSSFSQATHSAAGAVVSKPREIASLIRNKFGSADNIPNLKDSLEEGQVDEAGKTLGVISNFQSSPKYGSEEDCSSATSGSVGANSTTGGIAVGASSSKTNTLDMQSSGFDALLHEIQEIRETQARLEESFETLKEHYQRDYSLIMQTLQEERYRCERLEEQLNDLTELHQNEILNLKQELASMEEKIAYQSYERARDIQEALEACQTRISKMELQQQQQQVVQLEGLENATARNLLGKLINILLAVMAVLLVFVSTVANCVVPLMKTRNRTFSTLFLVVFIAFLWKHWDALFSYVERFFSSR, encoded by the exons ATCGAGCGGTTGGAAGTAAGCAGCCTTGCCCAAACATCCAGTGCAGTGGCCTCCAGTACTGATGGCAGCATCCACACAGACTCTGTGGATGGAACACCAGACCCTCAGCGCACAAAGGCTGCCATTGCTCACCTGCAGCAGAAGATCCTGAAGCTCACAGAACAAATCAAGATTGCACAAACAGCCCGGGACGACAACGTTGCTGAATACTTGAAGCTTGCCAACAGCGCAGACAAACAGCAGGCTGCCCGAATTAAGCAGGTCTTTGAGAAGAAGAACCAGAAGTCTGCCCAAACTATCCTCCAGCTGCAAAAGAAACTTGAGCACTAccacaggaagctcagagaagtggAGCAGAATGGGATCCCCCGGCAGCCAAAGGATGTCTTCAGGGACATGCACCAGGGTCTGAAGGATGTGGGAGCAAAGGTGACTGGCTTCAGTGAAGGTGTGGTGGATAGTGTCAAAGGTGGGTTTTCCAGCTTCTCCCAGGCCACCCATTCAGCAGCAGGCGCTGTAGTCTCAAAGCCTAGAGAGATTGCCTCACTCATTCGGAACAAATTTGGCAGTGCAGACAACATCCCCAACCTGAAGGACTCTTTAGAGGAAGGGCAAGTGGATGAGGCAGGGAAGACTTTGGGAGTGATTTCGAACTTTCAGTCGAGCCCAAAATATGGTAGTGAAGAAGATTGTTCTAGTGCCACTTCAGGCTCAGTGGGAGCCAACAGCACCACAGGGGGCATTGCTGTAGGAGCATCTAGCTCCAAAACAAACACCCTGGACATGCAAAGCTCAGGATTTGATGCACTACTACATGAGATCCAGGAGATACGGGAAACCCAGGCCAGACTGGAGGAATCCTTTGAGACTCTCAAGGAACATTATCAGAGGGACTATTCCTTAATAATGCAGACCTTACAGGAGGAGCGATATAG ATGTGAACGATTAGAAGAACAGCTAAATGACCTAACAGAGCTCCACCAGAATGAAATCTTGAACTTGAAGCAGGAATTGGCAAGCATGGAAGAAAAAATCGCATATCAGTCCTATGAACGGGCTCGGGACATCCAG GAGGCCCTGGAGGCATGCCAGACTCGCATCTCCAAGAtggagctgcagcagcagcagcagcaggtggTGCAGCTAGAAGGGCTGGAGAATGCCACTGCCCGGAACCTTCTGGGCAAACTCATCAACATCCTCCTGGCTGTCATGGCGGTCCTTTTGGTCTTTGTCTCCACTGTAGCCAACTGTGTGGTCCCCCTCATGAAGACTCGCAACAGGACGTTCAGCACTTTATTCCTTGTGGTTTTCATTGCCTTTCTCTGGAAGCACTGGGACGCCCTCTTCAGCTATGTGGAACGGTTCTTTTCATCTAGATGA
- the TMCC1 gene encoding transmembrane and coiled-coil domains protein 1 isoform X6, with the protein MVQRFSLRRQLSKIERLEVSSLAQTSSAVASSTDGSIHTDSVDGTPDPQRTKAAIAHLQQKILKLTEQIKIAQTARDDNVAEYLKLANSADKQQAARIKQVFEKKNQKSAQTILQLQKKLEHYHRKLREVEQNGIPRQPKDVFRDMHQGLKDVGAKVTGFSEGVVDSVKGGFSSFSQATHSAAGAVVSKPREIASLIRNKFGSADNIPNLKDSLEEGQVDEAGKTLGVISNFQSSPKYGSEEDCSSATSGSVGANSTTGGIAVGASSSKTNTLDMQSSGFDALLHEIQEIRETQARLEESFETLKEHYQRDYSLIMQTLQEERYRCERLEEQLNDLTELHQNEILNLKQELASMEEKIAYQSYERARDIQEALEACQTRISKMELQQQQQQVVQLEGLENATARNLLGKLINILLAVMAVLLVFVSTVANCVVPLMKTRNRTFSTLFLVVFIAFLWKHWDALFSYVERFFSSR; encoded by the exons ATCGAGCGGTTGGAAGTAAGCAGCCTTGCCCAAACATCCAGTGCAGTGGCCTCCAGTACTGATGGCAGCATCCACACAGACTCTGTGGATGGAACACCAGACCCTCAGCGCACAAAGGCTGCCATTGCTCACCTGCAGCAGAAGATCCTGAAGCTCACAGAACAAATCAAGATTGCACAAACAGCCCGGGACGACAACGTTGCTGAATACTTGAAGCTTGCCAACAGCGCAGACAAACAGCAGGCTGCCCGAATTAAGCAGGTCTTTGAGAAGAAGAACCAGAAGTCTGCCCAAACTATCCTCCAGCTGCAAAAGAAACTTGAGCACTAccacaggaagctcagagaagtggAGCAGAATGGGATCCCCCGGCAGCCAAAGGATGTCTTCAGGGACATGCACCAGGGTCTGAAGGATGTGGGAGCAAAGGTGACTGGCTTCAGTGAAGGTGTGGTGGATAGTGTCAAAGGTGGGTTTTCCAGCTTCTCCCAGGCCACCCATTCAGCAGCAGGCGCTGTAGTCTCAAAGCCTAGAGAGATTGCCTCACTCATTCGGAACAAATTTGGCAGTGCAGACAACATCCCCAACCTGAAGGACTCTTTAGAGGAAGGGCAAGTGGATGAGGCAGGGAAGACTTTGGGAGTGATTTCGAACTTTCAGTCGAGCCCAAAATATGGTAGTGAAGAAGATTGTTCTAGTGCCACTTCAGGCTCAGTGGGAGCCAACAGCACCACAGGGGGCATTGCTGTAGGAGCATCTAGCTCCAAAACAAACACCCTGGACATGCAAAGCTCAGGATTTGATGCACTACTACATGAGATCCAGGAGATACGGGAAACCCAGGCCAGACTGGAGGAATCCTTTGAGACTCTCAAGGAACATTATCAGAGGGACTATTCCTTAATAATGCAGACCTTACAGGAGGAGCGATATAG ATGTGAACGATTAGAAGAACAGCTAAATGACCTAACAGAGCTCCACCAGAATGAAATCTTGAACTTGAAGCAGGAATTGGCAAGCATGGAAGAAAAAATCGCATATCAGTCCTATGAACGGGCTCGGGACATCCAG GAGGCCCTGGAGGCATGCCAGACTCGCATCTCCAAGAtggagctgcagcagcagcagcagcaggtggTGCAGCTAGAAGGGCTGGAGAATGCCACTGCCCGGAACCTTCTGGGCAAACTCATCAACATCCTCCTGGCTGTCATGGCGGTCCTTTTGGTCTTTGTCTCCACTGTAGCCAACTGTGTGGTCCCCCTCATGAAGACTCGCAACAGGACGTTCAGCACTTTATTCCTTGTGGTTTTCATTGCCTTTCTCTGGAAGCACTGGGACGCCCTCTTCAGCTATGTGGAACGGTTCTTTTCATCTAGATGA
- the TMCC1 gene encoding transmembrane and coiled-coil domains protein 1 isoform X7 — MELSLSSETIERLEVSSLAQTSSAVASSTDGSIHTDSVDGTPDPQRTKAAIAHLQQKILKLTEQIKIAQTARDDNVAEYLKLANSADKQQAARIKQVFEKKNQKSAQTILQLQKKLEHYHRKLREVEQNGIPRQPKDVFRDMHQGLKDVGAKVTGFSEGVVDSVKGGFSSFSQATHSAAGAVVSKPREIASLIRNKFGSADNIPNLKDSLEEGQVDEAGKTLGVISNFQSSPKYGSEEDCSSATSGSVGANSTTGGIAVGASSSKTNTLDMQSSGFDALLHEIQEIRETQARLEESFETLKEHYQRDYSLIMQTLQEERYRCERLEEQLNDLTELHQNEILNLKQELASMEEKIAYQSYERARDIQEALEACQTRISKMELQQQQQQVVQLEGLENATARNLLGKLINILLAVMAVLLVFVSTVANCVVPLMKTRNRTFSTLFLVVFIAFLWKHWDALFSYVERFFSSR, encoded by the exons ATCGAGCGGTTGGAAGTAAGCAGCCTTGCCCAAACATCCAGTGCAGTGGCCTCCAGTACTGATGGCAGCATCCACACAGACTCTGTGGATGGAACACCAGACCCTCAGCGCACAAAGGCTGCCATTGCTCACCTGCAGCAGAAGATCCTGAAGCTCACAGAACAAATCAAGATTGCACAAACAGCCCGGGACGACAACGTTGCTGAATACTTGAAGCTTGCCAACAGCGCAGACAAACAGCAGGCTGCCCGAATTAAGCAGGTCTTTGAGAAGAAGAACCAGAAGTCTGCCCAAACTATCCTCCAGCTGCAAAAGAAACTTGAGCACTAccacaggaagctcagagaagtggAGCAGAATGGGATCCCCCGGCAGCCAAAGGATGTCTTCAGGGACATGCACCAGGGTCTGAAGGATGTGGGAGCAAAGGTGACTGGCTTCAGTGAAGGTGTGGTGGATAGTGTCAAAGGTGGGTTTTCCAGCTTCTCCCAGGCCACCCATTCAGCAGCAGGCGCTGTAGTCTCAAAGCCTAGAGAGATTGCCTCACTCATTCGGAACAAATTTGGCAGTGCAGACAACATCCCCAACCTGAAGGACTCTTTAGAGGAAGGGCAAGTGGATGAGGCAGGGAAGACTTTGGGAGTGATTTCGAACTTTCAGTCGAGCCCAAAATATGGTAGTGAAGAAGATTGTTCTAGTGCCACTTCAGGCTCAGTGGGAGCCAACAGCACCACAGGGGGCATTGCTGTAGGAGCATCTAGCTCCAAAACAAACACCCTGGACATGCAAAGCTCAGGATTTGATGCACTACTACATGAGATCCAGGAGATACGGGAAACCCAGGCCAGACTGGAGGAATCCTTTGAGACTCTCAAGGAACATTATCAGAGGGACTATTCCTTAATAATGCAGACCTTACAGGAGGAGCGATATAG ATGTGAACGATTAGAAGAACAGCTAAATGACCTAACAGAGCTCCACCAGAATGAAATCTTGAACTTGAAGCAGGAATTGGCAAGCATGGAAGAAAAAATCGCATATCAGTCCTATGAACGGGCTCGGGACATCCAG GAGGCCCTGGAGGCATGCCAGACTCGCATCTCCAAGAtggagctgcagcagcagcagcagcaggtggTGCAGCTAGAAGGGCTGGAGAATGCCACTGCCCGGAACCTTCTGGGCAAACTCATCAACATCCTCCTGGCTGTCATGGCGGTCCTTTTGGTCTTTGTCTCCACTGTAGCCAACTGTGTGGTCCCCCTCATGAAGACTCGCAACAGGACGTTCAGCACTTTATTCCTTGTGGTTTTCATTGCCTTTCTCTGGAAGCACTGGGACGCCCTCTTCAGCTATGTGGAACGGTTCTTTTCATCTAGATGA
- the TMCC1 gene encoding transmembrane and coiled-coil domains protein 1 isoform X9, whose translation MHQGLKDVGAKVTGFSEGVVDSVKGGFSSFSQATHSAAGAVVSKPREIASLIRNKFGSADNIPNLKDSLEEGQVDEAGKTLGVISNFQSSPKYGSEEDCSSATSGSVGANSTTGGIAVGASSSKTNTLDMQSSGFDALLHEIQEIRETQARLEESFETLKEHYQRDYSLIMQTLQEERYRCERLEEQLNDLTELHQNEILNLKQELASMEEKIAYQSYERARDIQEALEACQTRISKMELQQQQQQVVQLEGLENATARNLLGKLINILLAVMAVLLVFVSTVANCVVPLMKTRNRTFSTLFLVVFIAFLWKHWDALFSYVERFFSSR comes from the exons ATGCACCAGGGTCTGAAGGATGTGGGAGCAAAGGTGACTGGCTTCAGTGAAGGTGTGGTGGATAGTGTCAAAGGTGGGTTTTCCAGCTTCTCCCAGGCCACCCATTCAGCAGCAGGCGCTGTAGTCTCAAAGCCTAGAGAGATTGCCTCACTCATTCGGAACAAATTTGGCAGTGCAGACAACATCCCCAACCTGAAGGACTCTTTAGAGGAAGGGCAAGTGGATGAGGCAGGGAAGACTTTGGGAGTGATTTCGAACTTTCAGTCGAGCCCAAAATATGGTAGTGAAGAAGATTGTTCTAGTGCCACTTCAGGCTCAGTGGGAGCCAACAGCACCACAGGGGGCATTGCTGTAGGAGCATCTAGCTCCAAAACAAACACCCTGGACATGCAAAGCTCAGGATTTGATGCACTACTACATGAGATCCAGGAGATACGGGAAACCCAGGCCAGACTGGAGGAATCCTTTGAGACTCTCAAGGAACATTATCAGAGGGACTATTCCTTAATAATGCAGACCTTACAGGAGGAGCGATATAG ATGTGAACGATTAGAAGAACAGCTAAATGACCTAACAGAGCTCCACCAGAATGAAATCTTGAACTTGAAGCAGGAATTGGCAAGCATGGAAGAAAAAATCGCATATCAGTCCTATGAACGGGCTCGGGACATCCAG GAGGCCCTGGAGGCATGCCAGACTCGCATCTCCAAGAtggagctgcagcagcagcagcagcaggtggTGCAGCTAGAAGGGCTGGAGAATGCCACTGCCCGGAACCTTCTGGGCAAACTCATCAACATCCTCCTGGCTGTCATGGCGGTCCTTTTGGTCTTTGTCTCCACTGTAGCCAACTGTGTGGTCCCCCTCATGAAGACTCGCAACAGGACGTTCAGCACTTTATTCCTTGTGGTTTTCATTGCCTTTCTCTGGAAGCACTGGGACGCCCTCTTCAGCTATGTGGAACGGTTCTTTTCATCTAGATGA